In the genome of Lactuca sativa cultivar Salinas chromosome 3, Lsat_Salinas_v11, whole genome shotgun sequence, the window gtttcaagacATATATGGAAAATAACATATTTTGGTTTAGATCTCACAAAAATGGTGTAATAATTTGGTTATAACCATTTTTGCTAGATTATCCATATTGTGTTCACAAAGATCCTAATTTTCGTGGTTTTGAGTTTATAACTTTTTCATGAAAACATCTAGCATGTATATACTTGTTTtcatagttttgtatttttaacaaacttttgcatataaaagttcataaggTTTGATAATAGCATCATTTCATGTATTTAGCACTTCTTCACAACATATAAGAAAGTATTTATAACAACTTGTATATTATATTCGTTACTAgtattttgcttgtattctccccaaaAAACTTAGAAAACtcgaaaaatgtaggggtatgaactcaccttatgggCATTTGCTTGATGAAATAAAGGTTGTAGATGGAAgattcaagtcaagaacacttgaagaacacgttgaagaacacttgatgaacacGTTGAAGAacactttgaagatttgaagattctaTGAATAGTAACACATGAAATGTGTGAGAATGGATTGAAACTAGTATAGGAGTGTGTATAATCACTAGGAGATGAAGATAGTACTTACCAAAActtcaagaacacttggaagaaCTTTGGGTTTGAAGAGTGGAGCCTACCTTGGAGAAGAAGTGTGAAAAGTGATGTAGATGATGGAGGATGGGATGCTCTTGGCTGAACCCTACATGGGAGGGGGAAAAGAGTGTGGGGGTGTCGGTAGGGTGGTAAGGGTGGAGTATGCTTGGGTAACGGTGAAGGATTTGACTTGTGGGGAAGAAAGGGGACCAAGTTGTctcctttttgtgttcataacCCTCCTAAAGTCAACTAGCTAGTTTTTATGAAAATCTAgttatttttataaattgtgggattcttttatataaatgatgcgtttttaattaaaaatatggtATAAAGTATGTAAAATTAATTagtttgaattaaaaaaattcgAATTATTATAACAGCATTATTATCAAATAAGAATACGTTAAATGAATAGTTAGGTTAAATTTCCATGTTTATTTCGTTAAATTGTGGTGTTTAGACAGGTATAGATGAATTCACCAAAAAATAGTGTTTTTAGCCTTTGCTATGATTTTTCCTCGTAGTGTTAGATTTATGAACCCTACTACATTGTGTTACGAGTATTATTTATTCCGAAATAATATATAGTTGAATTATTGAGTTGTTGTGCTAccaaccctaattagggtttatatttgATATTTGGCAACTCTTGAGAGATACTTTATATTAAAATTGCAAGTGTGTACATTAGGAAACATCGCGTTTAGCCAAAAATCTTAATACTAGCcttgttgacttggttgacttgttgactttgttgactttggtTGACCCAATATTGACAGTTTTCACACCCACCGACCAAAATTACCAATTTGCCCTTTGGGCCTCTTAGCGCTAAATTCGACCAATATCATGGACCAATCATGGCATATTAATTTACTGAACGATGGATTTGAAAATACCTAGAAACACGGGATGTTACAACTGTCCCCCACtcaaactagacttcatcctcgaagtctatcGGAGCGAACAAATCAAGATAATGCTCCTGCAActcagcctccggctcccaggtccactcggatcccttctgatgctgccactgtaccttcaccaaaggtacctccttgcaATGCAGAACCTTTATCTTCCTATCTAGGATAGCtactggcctctcaacatagttcaggcgttCATCAACCTAACCATCATCAAATGATATCACTGAATCCTCATCCAAAATGCACTTCCGCAACGGCGTTacgtggaaagtgctatggatctgaatgagctcctccggaagatcCAATCTATAAGCAACCTTGCTAACCCTGACAATAACCCGGAATGGTTCGATGTATCGAGGGCCTAACTTACCCCTCTTCCGGAAGCGGATCACactcttccagggtgagaccttcagcaacACGCTGACCTTGTCCGACCCATGACCttgtgaccaacctcgccccaacagactggggtacgACACCTCCACccgtacaacaactcaaaaggcggAGCGCCAATACTGGAGTgaaaattgttgttgtaggataagtccgcaagaggtaggtaggagtcctaactcccaccaaaatcaataacacaagcATGAAATATATCCTCGATAGTCTGAATGGTCCACTCACTCTAGCCGTCGGTCTACGGATAATATGTTGTGCTGAAATGTAGCCTCGtgcctagttcctcatggaacttctgccagaaacgggaggtaaacCGAACATCTCGGTCAGATACAATAAAGattggaaccccatggcgagcaacgatctcatGGATATAtacatcggccaacttctcggtgGACGAACTCTCTCGAATTGCCAGAAaataggcactcttggtcaatcgatccacgatgacccaaatagagTCAACACCCCttgccgtcttcggcaacttGGTGTTAAAATCGATCGAAATCTATTCCCATTTCTACATGGGAACCTCTAGGGGCTTCAACTTTCCATGTGGCCTttggtgcttggccttgaccatcctgcacgtcaagcacctctcaacatacatCTTGGCGGCCCCAATAACTCAATCTCAGATCTTGAtatatcttggtggcccccggatggatagaaaacgagacttatgagcctcctccagcaCAATCTTTCTAAACCCACCAGACACAGGAACCCACACCCGACCACAACGGgtcaacaatccacgactatTTGGTACAAATCTGGTGATCTCACCCCTGATCCTATCAATCTTCCAATTCTCCTCTAGGACACCCTCAGtctgagcctccctaatcaagCCCACCAGTGGATAAATCCATGGATATCCTCACACATGCCACCTCAACAGAAGATCCAACCAACTTACGGCTTAGAGCATCCGTCACCACGTTCACTTTACCCAGATGTTAaaagatctcacagtcataatccttgactacatctagccacctgtgttgcctcatgttcaggtttggatGATCCATAATATGCTTCAAACTCTTTTGATCTGTGTAGATGGTaaaacggaccccataaaggtaatgcctccaaatcttaagagcgaaaaccaccgctcccaactcaagatcaagtgtgggatatctcgtctcatgcggcttagCTGCCGCGAAGCATCACCTATCACTCGTCCCTTCTACATGAGGACTGCTCCCAAaccggtgatggatgcatcacagaaaaccacaaaatcctcaattccCTCCGGGAGGGTCAAGACTGGGGCATCGCAAAGTCTCTGTCGAAGGGTCTCAAGTGTTGACTGTTAATCTCTTATCTTAACTAAATCATACCGGTTTTCTTAGAGTTCGACAACTCGATCTTAATCTCTTATCTTAACTATAATACTACATGATTCGGTATATTTGCTATGTTAATTAATCCATAATTCTGTTAAAACCATTTATAGATTTAAAATGATCATAAATCACAAATGAAGATTCTCGTTAAAAGATGCTCCTCGTGGTATCCTTTTCTAATAAGCGCCTAATTGACCTTACTTCTAGTATGTCAAAGTTGGCTTACAAAAGGAGTTAGTTATCAACTTAAAACTTGGTGCTTGATGCTTTTTTCTTTGAAAGTATTTGAAAGTATTATGGTATGTTTCTTAAAGTTACTAGTATGATTAAAATactgtaatttttatttttatatgagTTTTCAGTAAAATTAACTCGACGATTTTAATGTATAAAAtcatataaaatgacatttgtaTAAAAGCTAAATAGAAACATAAAGCTAATCtattaaatttgttattttttttaaacgacaAATCTAACATATTTCTAAATTACATCTTAAATCCACGTATGTCCACAACGTGACTTGAATTATCAACCTCAAGAACGGAGGACAACACCAGATACCGAtgggctagaagccctttggtaATAAATTTGTTATAACACATAAAAGCTTTATCTTAAACGGTATATGGTATATGAGATAATATTTGGAttcaaattttttgtttaaattagaaATTTTAAACTCGTATTTTTTAACGGAATTTTCTTTAGAATTTTTAAGTCTAAATATTAAAAACTTAAGGAAAATGAACTTTTCTAAAAGTTCGTTGCtgaacatattatatatatactttaataaaATATGTAGTCaatatatatgttttttgtgaaactaaaaataaaatgaaactgacaatattttttttttcaaaacataataaTGTGGGGCTTGTTTTAAATATATCGATAACATCTATTTaattgtgaattttttttttattaagtggtttttattaaattaagttaatATATAATTACTCTTAGTGACAAAAATAAAAACGTGAAAAAGTAAATAGTAAAACTAAAGCGGTCCATATACTTTTTCTTACGGGGTTCCTATCGTATTGTCACATGTTGACTCTATCATGGACATTGAAAGACTTAATTAGAGTCacaagttttaattttatttattattttctatCTTTGAACGGCCAAAAATTTGAATCATATCCAAAAGCAAAATAAACGTACGTCACATACAAACGTCATGTCTCTAAAacgaataataaataaataataccacAAGAGAAAATCACTATAAATAGAGACCCTGAATATAAACCTCATAAAGAAGTACTCTCAACATTTCAACATCTAAACTTAGAAGTTGTAATGGCATCTAGAGATTCTAAACTCTTTCTTCCCTTTTCATGCATGCTCCTTCTTGCTTCCTTTATGCTAACAGTTCTTTCACATCCTCACGACACACATTTACGACCAAATACATTGTCCAGTAAAGATACGAAGTCGTCGCCTTTTGGGTTCCTTAAAGCCATGCAAGGTTCTCATAAGGGCGATAAAGTAAAAGGCATTCGTGACCTTAAACTCTATCTTTCTCATTTCGGATACCTAAACTACCAGAAAAACCCAAATCTCGCAGACCTTGAAGAAGATCATTTTACCGAGGAGCTTGAGGTAGCGCTCAAGTCGTACCAGGTCTACTACCATCTCAATGCGACAGGGACGCTTGACGAGCCAACGATATCCCAGATGGCAATGCCTCGTTGTGGTTTCCCCGATAAAGTAATTCCCCAACACACTCATAACTCTTTCCACATAGTCTCGCATTACCAATTCCTTCCCGGAACACCAAAATGGCCTAGTGTTAAAAGGCAG includes:
- the LOC111877039 gene encoding metalloendoproteinase 1; its protein translation is MASRDSKLFLPFSCMLLLASFMLTVLSHPHDTHLRPNTLSSKDTKSSPFGFLKAMQGSHKGDKVKGIRDLKLYLSHFGYLNYQKNPNLADLEEDHFTEELEVALKSYQVYYHLNATGTLDEPTISQMAMPRCGFPDKVIPQHTHNSFHIVSHYQFLPGTPKWPSVKRQLTYGFGPLFPTRFMPPVTRAFNRWATASGQYFTFTRATSYQGADLKISFQRVSHGDGSPFNGSGAVLAHAFPPVDGRLHFDADERWGIGAVPNTFDMETLALHEIGHLLGLGHSQFQSAIMWGSFSAGVTKGLTSDDIQGLRALYGI